One window of the Rufibacter radiotolerans genome contains the following:
- a CDS encoding ribonuclease Z — MDFELKILGSSSATPSFERHHTAQILTVGNQINLIDCGEGTQMQLMRYKVKHQRICNIFISHLHGDHYFGLVGLLSTMHLQQRTAPINLYGPKGLADILSLQFKYGGTQLPYPINFVEVDTTVCRKIFEDKFMTVHSLPMQHRVPCCGYLFKEKEKPRHLLKGKLPEFLTPPQLVRLKWGEDIRNEQGDILVRNEVVTTHPKRSRSYAYCSDTKYKEDILPYIQGVDLLYHEATFLSDMAHRAEHTFHSTAAQAASLAQKAQVKRLLIGHFSARYKELSPLLEEAQAIFPNTNLATEGKTVSVLE; from the coding sequence TTGGACTTCGAGCTGAAAATACTTGGTAGCTCCTCTGCCACCCCTTCCTTTGAACGTCATCATACCGCCCAGATTCTCACGGTTGGTAACCAGATCAATCTGATAGATTGCGGCGAAGGTACACAAATGCAGCTGATGCGATACAAGGTAAAGCATCAGCGCATTTGTAACATCTTTATAAGTCACCTCCACGGTGACCATTATTTTGGATTGGTGGGCCTGCTGTCCACCATGCACCTGCAACAGCGCACGGCCCCCATCAACCTTTACGGCCCCAAAGGCCTGGCTGACATCCTTTCTCTCCAGTTTAAGTACGGCGGCACCCAACTCCCCTACCCCATTAATTTTGTGGAGGTAGACACCACCGTTTGCCGGAAGATCTTTGAAGACAAATTCATGACGGTGCACTCGCTGCCCATGCAGCACCGCGTGCCCTGCTGCGGGTATTTGTTCAAAGAGAAAGAGAAACCCCGCCACCTGCTCAAAGGAAAACTCCCTGAATTCCTGACTCCACCCCAACTGGTCCGCCTGAAATGGGGCGAGGACATACGCAACGAGCAGGGCGATATTCTGGTGCGCAACGAAGTCGTGACTACCCACCCCAAGCGCAGCCGCAGTTACGCCTACTGCTCAGACACCAAGTACAAAGAAGACATTCTGCCCTACATACAAGGCGTGGACCTGCTCTACCATGAGGCTACGTTTTTGAGTGACATGGCCCACCGCGCAGAACATACCTTCCACAGCACCGCCGCCCAGGCCGCTTCCTTAGCCCAAAAGGCCCAGGTCAAGCGCCTTCTCATCGGTCACTTCTCCGCCCGCTACAAAGAACTTTCCCCGCTGCTGGAAGAGGCCCAGGCTATTTTCCCTAATACCAATTTGGCTACAGAAGGGAAAACGGTTAGTGTGTTGGAGTAG
- the trpS gene encoding tryptophan--tRNA ligase has translation MARILTGIQSSGRPHLGNLLGAILPAIELSKKTENESLYFIADLHSLTSIRDAEERRMNTYAVAAAWLAFNFDTDKNIFYRQSDVPEVTELTWYLSCFAPFPMLANAHSFKDKSARRGLADVNAGLFTYPILMAADILLYDAQFVPVGKDQVQHLEITRDVASSFNHIYGETFVLPEATVDESVMTVPGINGEKMSKSYGNTIDIFLPDKELRKRVMSIVTDSKGLDDPKDPDTDTTFKLYSLLASPSEIEGMRQNYLAGGFGYGHAKQALYDLIITKYAEPRERFQYFMNNLPELDAKLAEGAAKARALGAPVLKRVREKLGF, from the coding sequence ATGGCACGTATCCTTACGGGCATCCAAAGCAGTGGCCGTCCGCACTTGGGCAACCTGCTGGGTGCTATCCTCCCCGCGATAGAGCTCTCAAAAAAAACCGAGAACGAATCGCTTTACTTCATCGCCGATTTACACTCGCTCACTTCTATACGCGATGCCGAAGAGCGCCGGATGAATACCTATGCCGTAGCCGCTGCCTGGCTGGCTTTTAACTTTGACACTGATAAAAACATCTTTTACCGCCAGTCAGACGTGCCGGAGGTAACCGAACTGACCTGGTACCTAAGCTGCTTCGCGCCGTTCCCTATGCTGGCCAACGCGCACTCGTTCAAGGACAAATCGGCGCGCCGAGGTCTGGCGGACGTGAACGCCGGCTTGTTCACCTACCCTATTCTCATGGCCGCCGACATTCTGCTATATGATGCCCAGTTTGTGCCCGTAGGAAAGGACCAGGTACAGCACCTGGAGATCACCCGTGACGTGGCCAGCTCCTTCAACCATATTTACGGCGAGACCTTTGTGTTGCCAGAAGCGACGGTAGACGAATCTGTGATGACCGTACCAGGCATTAACGGCGAGAAAATGAGTAAATCATACGGCAATACCATTGATATCTTTCTGCCGGACAAGGAACTCCGCAAGCGCGTTATGAGCATTGTCACCGACAGCAAAGGCCTGGATGACCCCAAAGACCCTGACACCGATACCACCTTCAAGCTCTACTCTTTGCTGGCTTCGCCGTCAGAAATTGAGGGAATGCGCCAGAATTACCTGGCCGGAGGGTTCGGGTATGGCCATGCCAAACAAGCCCTTTATGACCTCATCATTACCAAATACGCTGAGCCCCGCGAGCGCTTCCAGTATTTCATGAACAACCTCCCGGAACTGGACGCCAAACTAGCCGAAGGTGCCGCCAAAGCCCGTGCCCTAGGGGCACCGGTGTTGAAGCGGGTACGGGAGAAGTTGGGATTTTAA
- a CDS encoding STAS domain-containing protein has translation MKYTIDKKENYTIITIDEKKLDTTIAPDLKSEFVKLNAEGITNLILDLSNVKYTDSSGLSSILIANRLCNSSGGVLILTGLQEHVTKLITISKLESVLNILPTVEEGIDRVFLHEIESDLTKKEE, from the coding sequence ATGAAGTACACAATAGATAAAAAAGAGAACTATACCATCATCACTATAGATGAAAAGAAACTGGACACCACGATCGCTCCTGATCTGAAGTCTGAGTTTGTTAAATTGAATGCAGAAGGTATCACCAACCTGATCTTGGATCTATCAAACGTAAAATATACTGATTCTTCCGGGCTTTCCTCTATTTTGATAGCCAACCGTCTTTGCAACTCTTCTGGAGGCGTATTGATTTTAACTGGCCTTCAGGAGCACGTGACTAAACTGATCACCATCTCTAAACTGGAGTCTGTGTTGAATATTTTACCTACCGTAGAAGAAGGTATTGACCGTGTGTTCCTGCACGAAATTGAGAGCGATCTTACCAAAAAAGAAGAATAG
- a CDS encoding phosphoribosylaminoimidazolesuccinocarboxamide synthase — translation MQALKETNFHFPNQTGFYRGKVRDVYYFKDKLAMVATDRISAFDVVLPRAIPYKGQVLNQIAASFLKATADVVPNWVISHPAPNVTIGKQCDTFKVEMVIRGYLAGHAWREYSAGKRTLCGVTMPEGLKENDPFPEPIITPTTKAAEGHDEDISREEILRQGIVSEQDYLQIEAYTRALFKRGTELAAARGLILVDTKYEFGKADGKIYVIDEIHTPDSSRFFYAEGYQARQDAGQPQRQLSKEFVRQWLIENGFQGKEGQQVPEMTDAKVTEISQRYIELYEQLLGEKFIPQDYASQPHSLQESIAANIF, via the coding sequence ATGCAAGCATTAAAAGAAACCAACTTCCATTTCCCCAACCAGACCGGGTTTTACCGGGGCAAAGTCCGCGACGTTTATTATTTCAAAGACAAGTTGGCCATGGTGGCCACCGACCGCATCTCAGCGTTTGACGTGGTGCTGCCACGGGCCATCCCCTATAAAGGACAGGTATTGAACCAGATAGCGGCTTCTTTCCTGAAAGCCACCGCCGATGTGGTGCCAAACTGGGTCATCAGCCATCCGGCGCCTAACGTGACCATAGGCAAGCAGTGCGATACGTTCAAAGTGGAGATGGTGATCAGGGGCTACCTGGCAGGCCATGCCTGGCGCGAGTACAGTGCCGGCAAACGCACCCTTTGCGGGGTAACGATGCCAGAAGGATTAAAGGAAAACGACCCCTTCCCGGAGCCTATCATCACCCCTACCACCAAAGCGGCAGAAGGCCATGACGAGGATATTTCACGGGAGGAGATTCTGCGCCAGGGAATAGTATCTGAGCAAGATTACCTGCAGATAGAGGCTTACACAAGAGCCCTTTTCAAGCGGGGCACCGAACTGGCCGCCGCCCGGGGTTTGATCCTGGTGGACACCAAATACGAGTTCGGCAAAGCCGATGGCAAAATTTATGTGATTGATGAAATCCATACGCCCGACTCCTCCAGGTTCTTTTACGCCGAGGGCTATCAGGCGCGGCAGGACGCCGGCCAGCCGCAACGCCAACTATCCAAGGAGTTTGTGCGTCAATGGCTCATAGAAAACGGGTTTCAGGGCAAAGAGGGGCAACAGGTACCGGAAATGACAGATGCCAAGGTCACCGAGATTTCGCAGCGGTATATTGAATTATATGAGCAATTACTAGGCGAGAAATTTATTCCGCAAGATTACGCCAGTCAGCCACATAGCCTCCAGGAAAGCATTGCCGCAAACATTTTTTAA
- a CDS encoding queuosine precursor transporter codes for MPLSTHYHASMGDKKRQLFMVLCGIFLTNALLAELIGVKIFSGEGVFGLPGAQVPVLGSTFDFNLTAGVIIWPIVFITTDIINEYFGKDGVKRISVLTAILIAYAFLVIVIATALPPAQFWQDINNQGPNGAAFDMDFAFNKVFRQGLGIIIGSLVAFLVGQLLDAHVFHWLKGITSSKKIWIRATGSTLVSQLVDTVVVLFIAFYLFGDWSLKMVLSVSVINYLYKFTMAVVLTPLLYLAHPIIDRYLADDKKVPMETFIAKD; via the coding sequence ATGCCGCTTTCTACCCACTACCACGCCTCCATGGGCGATAAAAAACGACAGCTGTTCATGGTGCTGTGTGGCATTTTTCTTACCAATGCCTTGCTGGCCGAACTGATTGGGGTGAAGATATTTTCGGGGGAAGGGGTGTTTGGGTTGCCGGGCGCGCAGGTACCGGTTCTGGGTAGCACCTTTGACTTCAACCTGACGGCTGGGGTCATCATCTGGCCTATTGTGTTTATTACCACTGACATCATCAATGAGTACTTCGGGAAGGACGGGGTGAAGCGCATTAGTGTCTTGACGGCTATTCTCATTGCATATGCGTTTCTGGTGATTGTCATTGCCACGGCCTTGCCGCCGGCGCAGTTCTGGCAAGACATCAACAACCAGGGACCTAACGGGGCGGCCTTTGACATGGACTTCGCGTTTAACAAGGTGTTCCGGCAGGGCCTGGGAATTATCATTGGCTCTTTAGTGGCGTTTCTGGTGGGTCAGTTGCTGGATGCGCATGTGTTCCACTGGCTTAAGGGCATCACCAGCAGCAAAAAGATCTGGATTCGGGCCACCGGCTCCACGCTGGTCTCACAGTTGGTAGACACGGTGGTGGTGCTGTTTATTGCCTTCTACCTGTTCGGGGACTGGAGTCTGAAGATGGTGTTGTCGGTGTCGGTGATCAATTACCTGTACAAGTTCACCATGGCGGTGGTGCTCACGCCTCTGCTGTACCTGGCCCACCCCATTATTGACCGCTACCTGGCTGATGACAAAAAAGTACCCATGGAAACGTTCATTGCCAAAGACTAG
- a CDS encoding alpha/beta fold hydrolase: MAQPPLYLLSGLGADERMFQFLDLHHPNPRVLKWITPDPEDTLATYALKLTQQMEPSQEPPIVIGLSFGGMVAQELARQIPVKRLILISTLVDTNQIALHYRFWGWLKVQKWLPFEIAKRFTGLGAWLFGVDSAEDKAIFRSIIQDTDVPTLRWSLTQILTWHSPSPPPEAIIIHGDRDKLLPVPKVPHLHLVKGGEHLIVLNRAKEVSELVNRYLD; the protein is encoded by the coding sequence ATGGCGCAACCTCCCTTGTACTTACTCAGCGGTTTAGGAGCTGATGAACGCATGTTCCAATTCCTGGACCTGCATCACCCCAACCCCCGCGTTTTAAAGTGGATTACCCCAGACCCTGAGGACACCCTGGCGACGTACGCCCTCAAACTAACCCAACAGATGGAGCCCAGCCAAGAACCGCCCATCGTGATTGGCCTAAGTTTCGGGGGCATGGTGGCGCAGGAACTGGCCCGGCAAATACCCGTCAAGCGGTTGATCCTTATTTCCACGTTGGTAGATACTAACCAGATTGCCTTGCATTACCGGTTCTGGGGCTGGCTGAAGGTCCAGAAATGGCTTCCGTTTGAGATAGCCAAGCGCTTTACCGGGTTGGGGGCCTGGCTGTTCGGGGTTGACTCCGCTGAAGACAAAGCTATTTTCAGGTCCATCATCCAGGACACTGATGTGCCTACCCTGCGGTGGTCGCTCACCCAGATTCTTACCTGGCACAGCCCCTCCCCGCCCCCCGAGGCCATCATCATCCACGGCGACCGGGACAAGCTTCTGCCGGTTCCTAAGGTGCCCCACCTGCATCTGGTCAAAGGGGGCGAGCACCTCATTGTGTTGAACCGGGCCAAGGAAGTAAGTGAACTGGTGAACCGGTACCTGGACTAA